In Pseudomonas sp. MYb327, one DNA window encodes the following:
- a CDS encoding IclR family transcriptional regulator, which yields MDSKAETGSVRSVERALAIVELLGEHQALGLEELHYLTSLPKATVSRMLLTLQEQGWIYRGLSDRRYRLCAKRLFGDSQQRFKRRLVENAAPLLLELSERTGLVVDLSCFDGERIEVMESAIPSVLRKRYPNNCQIVGQHASLFHSAMGRACLGELESQEVERLASRERLNDETLFNTTEQALHQGFGQRTEGYWEYPVRLPFLIRAVALPIRTDGRLVGSMALHWPMDQAPVERVLSLHLNSLATTIGDVQQAMA from the coding sequence ATGGACAGCAAGGCAGAAACCGGCAGCGTACGTTCGGTCGAGCGTGCCCTGGCGATCGTCGAATTGCTGGGCGAACATCAGGCGCTGGGTCTGGAGGAATTGCATTACCTGACCAGCCTGCCCAAAGCCACGGTGTCGCGCATGTTGCTGACCTTGCAGGAGCAGGGCTGGATCTATCGCGGCTTGAGCGACCGGCGTTACCGATTGTGCGCCAAGCGCTTGTTTGGCGACAGCCAGCAGCGCTTCAAACGGCGCCTGGTGGAAAACGCCGCGCCGCTGTTGCTGGAGCTGAGCGAGCGCACCGGGTTGGTGGTCGACCTGTCGTGCTTCGACGGTGAACGGATCGAGGTCATGGAAAGTGCCATTCCTTCAGTGCTGCGCAAGCGTTATCCGAACAACTGTCAGATCGTCGGTCAGCACGCCAGCCTGTTTCATTCGGCGATGGGCCGGGCCTGCCTCGGTGAGCTGGAAAGTCAAGAAGTAGAGCGTCTGGCCAGTCGTGAACGGCTCAATGACGAAACCCTGTTCAACACCACGGAACAGGCGTTGCACCAAGGTTTCGGCCAGCGCACTGAAGGCTACTGGGAATACCCGGTGCGTTTGCCATTCCTGATTCGCGCGGTGGCCTTGCCGATCCGCACCGACGGCCGACTGGTCGGCAGCATGGCGCTGCACTGGCCGATGGATCAGGCGCCGGTGGAGCGGGTGCTGAGCCTGCACCTCAACAGCCTGGCCACGACCATTGGGGATGTGCAGCAGGCAATGGCGTAA
- a CDS encoding amidase, which translates to MNPIVEMDADALSRAIHARKVSCREVMQAYLAQIERFNPQVNALVSLRPAEELLIEADACDRQLGQGQSRGWMHGMPQAVKDLAATAGLRTTMGSPLFAEQVPQHDAISVARVRECGAIIIGKSNVPEFGLGSQTYNSVFGTTTNAYDPSLVAGGSSGGAAVALALRMLPVADGSDMMGSLRNPAAFNNVFGFRPSQGRVPHGPQPEVFVQQLATEGPMGRTVTDVARLLGTQAGYDPRVPLSLTQDPEIFHQSLTQDFSEVRVGWLGDYNGYLPMDPGVMSLCESALQDFAALGCKVEACQPDFSMERLWQTWLTHRHWLVQGSLGALYADPKKREQLKPEAQWEIEGGVRLTAADVYQASLSRSEWYRALGELFERYDFLLLPTAQVFPFDAHTPWPRVVGGQSMDTYHRWMEVVIGPTLAGLPSMNVPVGFNPAGLPMGLQIIGPAQADRAVLQLAYAHEQLTQWVKRRPPGCLQNV; encoded by the coding sequence ATGAATCCGATTGTTGAAATGGACGCCGATGCGTTGTCGCGGGCCATCCATGCGCGCAAGGTGTCCTGCCGCGAAGTGATGCAGGCGTATCTGGCGCAGATCGAACGCTTCAACCCGCAGGTCAATGCGCTGGTATCCCTGCGCCCGGCCGAAGAATTGCTGATCGAAGCCGACGCCTGCGACCGACAACTGGGCCAGGGCCAGTCCCGTGGCTGGATGCACGGCATGCCGCAAGCGGTGAAAGACCTGGCCGCGACCGCGGGTTTACGCACGACGATGGGCTCGCCGCTGTTCGCCGAGCAAGTGCCGCAGCACGACGCGATCAGCGTGGCGCGGGTGCGTGAGTGCGGCGCGATCATCATCGGCAAGAGCAACGTGCCGGAATTCGGCCTCGGTTCGCAGACTTACAACAGCGTGTTCGGCACCACCACCAATGCCTACGATCCGTCCTTGGTCGCCGGTGGCAGCAGTGGCGGGGCGGCGGTGGCGCTGGCGTTGCGCATGTTGCCGGTGGCCGATGGCAGCGACATGATGGGCTCGCTGCGCAACCCGGCGGCATTCAACAACGTGTTCGGGTTTCGTCCGTCCCAGGGCCGCGTGCCTCACGGACCGCAGCCGGAGGTGTTCGTCCAGCAACTGGCCACCGAAGGGCCGATGGGCCGCACTGTCACCGATGTCGCCCGCTTGCTCGGCACCCAGGCCGGTTACGACCCGCGCGTGCCGCTGTCGCTGACTCAAGACCCGGAGATTTTCCATCAGTCGCTGACGCAGGATTTCAGCGAGGTCCGCGTGGGCTGGCTGGGCGACTACAACGGTTACCTGCCAATGGACCCAGGCGTGATGAGCCTGTGCGAGTCGGCGCTGCAGGACTTCGCGGCACTGGGCTGCAAGGTCGAAGCCTGTCAGCCGGATTTCTCCATGGAACGCCTCTGGCAAACCTGGTTGACGCATCGCCACTGGCTTGTGCAAGGCAGCCTCGGAGCGTTGTATGCCGATCCGAAAAAACGCGAGCAACTCAAACCCGAAGCCCAATGGGAAATCGAGGGCGGGGTGCGATTGACGGCGGCGGATGTCTACCAGGCTTCGCTCAGCCGCAGCGAGTGGTACCGCGCTTTGGGCGAGTTGTTCGAGCGTTACGATTTCCTGCTGCTGCCGACCGCCCAAGTGTTCCCTTTTGATGCACACACCCCTTGGCCGCGCGTCGTCGGCGGGCAAAGCATGGACACCTATCACCGCTGGATGGAAGTGGTCATCGGGCCGACCCTGGCCGGTCTGCCGAGCATGAACGTGCCGGTGGGGTTCAACCCGGCGGGACTGCCCATGGGCCTGCAAATCATTGGTCCGGCCCAGGCGGATCGCGCGGTGTTGCAACTGGCTTATGCCCATGAACAATTGACCCAATGGGTCAAACGCCGGCCGCCCGGCTGTCTGCAAAATGTTTGA
- a CDS encoding citrate-proton symporter yields MQTSSTGVSRTRQVVAAVIGNALEWYDFIVYGFLASIIARQFFPSEDEYASLLMALATFGVGFFMRPVGGILLGMYSDRKGRKAAMQMIIRLMTVSIALIAFAPNYAAIGMGAPLLIVVARMLQGFATGGEYASATAFLVESAPAHRKGLYGSWQLVGQCLAVFAGAGMVALFTHLLTPEALDSWGWRIPFMIGLLIGPVGLWIRKHMEEPEEFLEARKQAKGESPGLLQVIREHRRAILVSMGLACGATVSFYVVLVNMPTFAHKNLGLPLDQVLLVQMLAVAVMTVVIPLSGALSDRLGRRPVLMAFTLAFFLMVYPLYVWVAAAPSIERLLVMQLLLCSSIGGFFGPAPTALAEQFPIEVRSTGVSVAYNVAVMVFGGFAPLIVTWLSKVLATPVAPSFYVLFACLLTLLGTYCMQEAPRAKRSVELNLGVKP; encoded by the coding sequence ATGCAGACTTCGAGCACAGGCGTTTCGCGTACCCGGCAAGTGGTCGCCGCCGTTATCGGCAATGCGCTGGAATGGTATGACTTCATCGTTTACGGCTTTCTGGCGAGCATCATCGCCCGGCAATTTTTCCCGTCCGAGGACGAATACGCGTCACTGCTGATGGCCTTGGCGACCTTCGGCGTCGGCTTCTTCATGCGCCCGGTGGGCGGCATTTTGCTGGGCATGTATTCGGACCGAAAAGGCCGGAAAGCGGCGATGCAGATGATCATCCGCTTGATGACCGTGTCCATCGCGCTGATTGCCTTTGCGCCGAACTACGCCGCCATCGGCATGGGCGCGCCGTTGTTGATCGTGGTTGCACGCATGCTCCAGGGCTTCGCTACGGGCGGCGAGTACGCCAGCGCCACGGCATTTCTTGTGGAAAGTGCACCGGCGCATCGCAAGGGTTTGTACGGTTCGTGGCAACTGGTCGGGCAGTGCCTGGCGGTGTTTGCCGGGGCGGGGATGGTGGCGCTGTTTACGCACCTGCTGACACCCGAGGCGCTGGACAGCTGGGGCTGGCGGATTCCGTTCATGATCGGCTTGCTGATCGGCCCGGTGGGCTTGTGGATTCGCAAACACATGGAAGAGCCGGAAGAGTTTCTTGAAGCGCGCAAACAGGCCAAAGGCGAGAGCCCGGGTCTGCTGCAAGTGATCCGCGAACATCGCCGCGCCATTCTGGTGTCGATGGGCCTGGCATGCGGCGCGACCGTGTCGTTCTACGTGGTGCTGGTCAACATGCCGACTTTCGCCCACAAGAATCTGGGGCTGCCGCTGGACCAGGTGCTGCTGGTGCAAATGCTCGCGGTGGCGGTGATGACGGTGGTGATTCCGTTGTCGGGCGCGCTGTCGGATCGCCTGGGCCGACGGCCGGTATTGATGGCCTTCACCCTGGCGTTTTTCCTGATGGTCTATCCGCTGTATGTGTGGGTCGCGGCAGCGCCGTCTATCGAGCGTTTGCTGGTGATGCAACTGCTGCTGTGCAGTTCGATTGGCGGCTTTTTTGGCCCCGCACCGACGGCGCTGGCCGAGCAGTTTCCGATTGAAGTGCGCTCTACCGGCGTGTCGGTGGCCTATAACGTGGCGGTCATGGTATTCGGCGGTTTCGCCCCGTTGATCGTGACCTGGCTGAGCAAGGTTCTGGCCACGCCGGTGGCGCCATCGTTCTACGTATTGTTCGCTTGCCTGCTGACGTTATTGGGCACTTACTGCATGCAGGAAGCACCACGGGCAAAGCGATCTGTCGAACTTAACCTTGGGGTGAAACCTTGA